A stretch of the Gracilinanus agilis isolate LMUSP501 chromosome 4, AgileGrace, whole genome shotgun sequence genome encodes the following:
- the LOC123244936 gene encoding histone H4 produces the protein MSGRGKGGKGLGKGGAKRHRKVLRDNIQGITKPAIRRLARRGGVKRISGLIYEETRGVLKVFLENVIRDAVTYTEHAKRKTVTAMDVVYALKRQGRTLYGFGG, from the coding sequence ATGTCTGGACGTGGTAAAGGCGGCAAAGGACTTGGTAAAGGCGGTGCCAAACGGCATCGGAAGGTGCTTCGGGACAATATCCAGGGCATTACTAAGCCTGCTATCCGCCGCTTAGCTCGGCGTGGGGGTGTGAAGCGTATTTCGGGGCTTATCTACGAGGAGACTCGCGGAGTCCTGAAAGTGTTTCTGGAGAACGTGATCCGGGACGCCGTCACTTACACCGAGCACGCCAAGAGAAAGACCGTCACAGCCATGGACGTGGTCTACGCTCTGAAACGCCAGGGCCGCACTCTGTACGGTTTTGGCGGCTAA
- the LOC123246332 gene encoding olfactory receptor 56-like, translated as MEWSGNQTFITHFVLLGLFSHTPLHHFLFSLIMIMFLVALTGNGLMILLINIDSRLHSPMYFFLSWLSCMDLMLISTVVPRMAVDFLSGGGYISFTGCGLQILFFLTLLGDECFLLAFMAYDRYVAISNPLRYSLVMNQRICWLMVAFSWLFGLIDGLIQAVFTLHFPYCGSKEIDHFFCEVPAILKLACADTSLYESMIYVCCVLMLLLPFSVISASYLRILVAVLQMRSAEGRKKAFATCSSHMTVVTLFYGAAMVTYIRPQAYHSSKQDKVVSAFYTMITPMLNPMIYSLRNKEVTGALKKLLGRCSYGQREDSQ; from the coding sequence ATGGAATGGAGCGGCAACCAGACCTTCATCACTCACTTCGTCCTTCTGGGCCTCTTCAGTCACACTCCGCTCCAccacttcctcttctccctcatcATGATCATGTTCCTGGTGGCACTGACCGGTAACGGCCTCATGATCCTGCTCATCAACATTGATTCTCGGCTCCACAGTCCAATGTACTTCTTCCTCAGCTGGCTCTCGTGCATGGACCTCATGCTCATCTCTACCGTCGTACCTCGGATGGCTGTGGACTTCCTTTCGGGCGGGGGCTACATCAGCTTCACAGGCTGTGGGTTGCAgatcctcttcttcctcacccTCCTTGGGGACGAGTGCTTCCTGCTGGCCTTCATGGCCTATGACCGCTATGTGGCCATCAGCAATCCACTCAGGTACTCCTTGGTCATGAACCAGCGCATCTGTTGGCTTATGGTGGCCTTTTCTTGGCTCTTCGGTCTGATAGATGGGTTAATCCAAGCTGTCTTTACTCTCCATTTTCCCTACTGTGGCTCGAAAGAGATCGATCACTTCTTCTGTGAGGTGCCCGCTATCCTCAAGCTGGCTTGTGCCGACACTTCCCTCTACGAATCCATGATCTACGTCTGCTGTGTCCTCATGCTGCTCTTGCCTTTCTCTGTCATCTCTGCCTCCTACTTACGGATTCTGGTGGCAGTTCTCCAAATGCGCTCCgctgagggaagaaaaaaggcatTTGCCACGTGCTCCTCCCACATGACAGTCGTCACCCTTTTCTATGGGGCAGCCATGGTCACGTACATAAGACCCCAGGCATACCACTCTTCCAAGCAAGATAAAGTAGTCTCTGCTTTCTACACCATGATCACACCCATGCTCAATCCTATGATCTATAGCCTGAGAAACAAGGAAGTAACTGGGGCCCTTAAGAAGCTGCTGGGCAGGTGTTCCTATGGTCAAAGAGAGGATTCACAATAA